One window from the genome of Elaeis guineensis isolate ETL-2024a chromosome 5, EG11, whole genome shotgun sequence encodes:
- the LOC105044502 gene encoding uncharacterized protein isoform X1 gives MANWELKHCCDHDQVVFIATISVFTVVILALWRTILLTPFKLITVFLHETSHALACKLTCGQVEGMQVHANEGGVTQTRGGIYWLILPAGYLGSSFWGMVFILASTNLLTTRIAAGCFIVALIVVLFVAENWTLRGLCIGFIIFLAIVWVLQETTKVHILRYVILFIGVMNSLFSVYDIYDDLISRRVHSSDAEKFAEICPCPCNGVGWGVIWGLISFAFLCGSIYLGLVILS, from the exons aTGGCGAATTGGGAGCTCAAGCACTGCTGCGATCACGATCAGGTCGTCTTCATCGCAACCATCAGCGTCTTCACCGTCGTCATCCTCGCC TTGTGGAGGACGATTTTGCTGACTCCTTTCAAGCTCATCACCGTATTTCTCCACGAGACCAGCCATGCTCTTGCGTGCAAACTGACATGTGGGCAG GTGGAGGGTATGCAGGTTCATGCCAATGAGGGTGGGGTCACGCAAACCCGTGGTGGCATCTACTGGTTAATTTTGCCTGCTGGAT ATCTAGGGTCATCATTTTGGGGAATGGTTTTCATACTTGCATCTACAAACCTTCTCACTACAAGAATTGCAGCTGGTTGCTTTATAGTCGCGCTGATTGTTGTCCTCTTTGTTGCTGAAAAT TGGACTCTTCGAGGACTGTGCATAG GCTTTATCATATTTCTTGCAATTGTTTGGGTTTTACAAGAAACTACAAAGGTCCACATTCTTCGCTATGTCATTTTGTTCATAG GTGTAATGAACAGCTTATTTTCAGTTTATG ATATCTATGATGATTTAATATCCCGAAGAGTCCACTCAAGTGATGCTGAGAAATTTGCTGAGATTTGCCCTTGCCCTTGTAATGGTGTTGGATGGGGGGTTATTTG GGGTCTGATATCATTTGCGTTTCTATGCGGATCCATTTACCTTGGTCTTGTTATTTTATCCTGA
- the LOC105044502 gene encoding uncharacterized protein isoform X2: MQVHANEGGVTQTRGGIYWLILPAGYLGSSFWGMVFILASTNLLTTRIAAGCFIVALIVVLFVAENWTLRGLCIGFIIFLAIVWVLQETTKVHILRYVILFIGVMNSLFSVYDIYDDLISRRVHSSDAEKFAEICPCPCNGVGWGVIWGLISFAFLCGSIYLGLVILS; this comes from the exons ATGCAGGTTCATGCCAATGAGGGTGGGGTCACGCAAACCCGTGGTGGCATCTACTGGTTAATTTTGCCTGCTGGAT ATCTAGGGTCATCATTTTGGGGAATGGTTTTCATACTTGCATCTACAAACCTTCTCACTACAAGAATTGCAGCTGGTTGCTTTATAGTCGCGCTGATTGTTGTCCTCTTTGTTGCTGAAAAT TGGACTCTTCGAGGACTGTGCATAG GCTTTATCATATTTCTTGCAATTGTTTGGGTTTTACAAGAAACTACAAAGGTCCACATTCTTCGCTATGTCATTTTGTTCATAG GTGTAATGAACAGCTTATTTTCAGTTTATG ATATCTATGATGATTTAATATCCCGAAGAGTCCACTCAAGTGATGCTGAGAAATTTGCTGAGATTTGCCCTTGCCCTTGTAATGGTGTTGGATGGGGGGTTATTTG GGGTCTGATATCATTTGCGTTTCTATGCGGATCCATTTACCTTGGTCTTGTTATTTTATCCTGA
- the LOC105044504 gene encoding LOW QUALITY PROTEIN: uncharacterized protein (The sequence of the model RefSeq protein was modified relative to this genomic sequence to represent the inferred CDS: inserted 1 base in 1 codon) encodes MYRSTRSRVREKPHRXGGAGGASAIAASELQPVSGDRGGNFQLKKQTSASKLALDSSCRGSSSIEENSVALEFRQSSCKKANSTPMKTLIDEDMSKEMETRHPSPSVIARLMGLDTLPPPQMVHKQKKNKDSCFETASSVGFQEKCACSEDHSCRNSIDEHQEFKDVFEVMDTSKVKRHKNQPVRKRMVSSKGSDADMDLIRQKFMDAKRLSTDEVLQNSKEFNDALEVLDSNKDLFLEFLQGPDSLFTKHLHDLNHALPSSHASHITILKSSKTTKYESGEVRSKSERNSDRFTCMRKEANNAFRKPSTSLISHSSKDLNDSLPNKMSKSRYAGKTEASDHPTRIVVLKPSLEKVQSMAEAVPLTHQNFQLGYGRHREYPLSGIHESYMEQQRLFDNVEMLGHKAKGSREIAREVTKHMKRNVSCIDKKVFARGLNMYTGTESSHILSGISKTNNSETFRRTSDHCGVWGNNFSPSSSYSTESSVSREARKRLSERWKMTHQYQEVGLVARGSSTLGEMLALSDRESTLDPLVVQKLPDEKLARDEILGMWDCPLGISSKDGWKDGSSRNLTRSKSLPASSTVYGSPKLSNRKRVGRNNNCYMLKDVLNMGPDDSSDGDFCRRRPLSRSSKNRSNKPQLSDSYGEETMLPEQEIHVNSEEIRNNIRVRPAHPDEEEPVRPAHPDDALSDRKYLTESSMLLGCRDVMQLPTAQEEQVQQRIASNMLSDDEGLSAHNQDDIVIEGTSTDHPEVDSLPLKYVAMESGPPVSSKECEQPSPISVLEPPSEEETSSSGCFERISADLKELRMQLRLLKLESANTCAEEPEVLMSDEDTVACCHSPLPKGSMLQAFRDDDDRDFSYLLDMLIESVVHGVNQGRLSDAFYSPDFPVGPGVFDKLEKKYNVLALWSTSERKLLFDLINSILVDLVAPCMDLQPWLVSKRCKPMWDREGLVERVWRIVVRKRKEIASNQEELVVEPRWLGTEENVDTIGREIEKMLTEDLLEELVSDFILG; translated from the exons ATGTATCGGAGTACCAGATCGCGAGTCAGGGAGAAGCCCCACC GCGGTGGCGCGGGTGGGGCCAGCGCGATCGCCGCCTCCGAGCTCCAGCCGGTCTCCGGTGACCGCGGAG gaaattttcaattaaaaaaacaAACAAGTGCGTCAAAGTTAGCATTGGATTCTTCTTGTCGCGGTAGCTCTTCAATAGAAGAAAATTCT GTTGCCCTTGAATTCAGGCAGAGCTCTTGTAAGAAAGCCAACAGCACACCTATGAAAACACTAATAGATGAAGACATGTCAAAAGAGATGGAAACTAGACATCCATCACCAAGTGTAATAGCAAGATTGATGGGTCTTGATACACTGCCTCCTCCTCAGATGGTCCACAAACAAAAGAAGAATAAGGATAGTTGTTTCGAGACAGCATCATCTGTAGGGTTTCAAGAGAAATGTGCATGCTCTGAGGACCATTCGTGCAGAAATAGCATTGATGAGCACCAAGAATTCAAAGATGTTTTTGAAGTCATGGATACATCAAAGGTTAAGAGACACAAGAACCAGCCTGTTCGAAAGCGGATGGTAAGCTCTAAAGGAAGTGATGCTGACATGGACTTGATAAGGCAGAAATTCATGGATGCAAAGCGTCTCTCAACTGatgaagtgcttcagaactctaaGGAATTTAATGATGCATTGGAAGTCCTAGATTCAAATAAGGATCTTTTCCTAGAATTTCTTCAAGGACCTGATTCTTTATTTACGAAGCATCTCCATGATCTGAATCATGCACTGCCATCTTCTCATGCCAGCCACATCACAATTTTAAAATCGTCTAAAACTACTAAATATGAAAGCGGTGAAGTACGCTCTAAATCAGAGAGAAATTCTGACAGGTTCACTTGTATGCGAAAAGAAGCTAACAATGCTTTTAGGAAACCTTCGACTAGCCTTATTAGTCACTCTTCCAAAGATCTCAATGATTCACTTCCAAATAAGATGTCAAAGTCACGTTATGCAGGCAAAACTGAAGCTTCTGATCATCCCACTCGGATTGTTGTTTTGAAACCAAGCCTTGAGAAGGTCCAAAGCATGGCAGAAGCTGTTCCACTGACCCATCAGAATTTTCAGCTGGGATACGGAAGGCACAGGGAATATCCATTATCTGGAATTCACGAGTCATATATGGAACAGCAGAGGTTGTTTGATAATGTGGAAATGTTGGGGCATAAGGCGAAGGGCTCAAGAGAAATTGCTAGAGAGGTTACAAAACATATGAAGCGCAATGTAAGTTGCATTGACAAAAAAGTGTTTGCACGAGGACTGAACATGTACACTGGGACTGAAAGCTCACATATTTTGTCAGGCATATCCAAGACCAACAACTCTGAGACATTTCGCCGAACTTCCGACCACTGCGGTGTCTGGGGTAATAATTTCAGCCCCTCATCATCATATTCAACTGAATCATCGGTGAGCAGGGAAGCTAGAAAGCGCCTGTCAGAAAGATGGAAAATGACCCACCAGTATCAGGAGGTGGGACTTGTTGCTAGAGGTTCGAGCACATTGGGTGAAATGCTTGCTTTATCTGACAGAGAAAGCACTCTGGATCCATTAGTTGTTCAGAAACTTCCAGATGAAAAGCTGGCCAGAGATGAGATACTTGGGATGTGGGATTGTCCATTGGGTATCAGCAGTAAAGATGGCTGGAAGGATGGGAGTTCTAGAAACTTAACAAGGTCCAAGTCTCTTCCAGCTTCATCCACTGTTTATGGAAGTCCAAAATTAAGCAACAGAAAGCGAGTTGGTAGAAACAATAATTGTTATATGCTCAAGGATGTACTTAATATGGGCCCAGATGATTCTTCAGATGGCGACTTTTGCAGACGGAGGCCATTGAGCAGGAGCTCTAAGAATCGCAGTAACAAGCCTCAGTTGTCTGATTCTTATGGAGAGGAAACTATGCTGCCGGAACAAGAGATTCATGTGAATTCAGAAGAAATAAGGAATAACATTCGTGTAAGACCTGCACACCCTGATGAAGAGGAGCCTGTACGACCTGCACACCCTGATGATGCTCTTTCTGACAGAAAATATCTGACTGAGAGTTCCATGCTTCTTGGGTGTAGAGATGTAATGCAGCTTCCAACAGCTCAAGAAGAGCAGGTGCAGCAGCGGATAGCATCTAACATGCTATCGGATGATGAAGGACTTTCTGCTCATAATCAGGACGATATAGTCATAGAG GGAACATCAACTGACCATCCTGAAGTGGATTCCCTACCCCTTAAGTATGTTGCAATGGAATCAGGGCCACCTGTTAGCTCTAAGGAGTGTGAACAGCCAAGTCCAATCTCTGTTCTAGAGCCTCCATCTGAAGAAGAAACTTCTAGTTCAGGATGCTTTGAGAGAATCAGTGCAGATCTTAAAG AGCTTCGAATGCAACTTCGACTTCTTAAGCTGGAGTCAGCAAACACCTGTGCAGAGGAACCAGAGGTTCTTATGAGCGATGAGGATACTGTTGCATGCTGTCACTCTCCACTACCAAAAGGATCAATGCTTCAAGCATTTAGGGATGATGATGACAGAGACTTCTCATACCTGCTTGACATGCTCATTGAATCTGTTGTTCATGGAGTTAATCAGGGTAGACTCTCTGATGCATTCTACTCACCGGATTTTCCTGTAGGTCCAGGTGTGTTTGACAAACTTGAAAAGAAGTACAATGTGCTGGCTTTGTGGTCAACATCAGAAAGGAAGCTGTTGTTTGATCTTATAAATTCCATTCTAGTGGATCTGGTTGCCCCATGCATGGATCTGCAGCCGTGGCTGGTCTCAAAAAGGTGTAAGCCCATGTGGGACCGTGAGGGTCTTGTTGAAAGGGTGTGGCGGATCGTGGTCAGAAAACGGAAAGAGATAGCCAGCAATCAGGAGGAGCTGGTTGTGGAACCAAGGTGGTTGGGAACAGAAGAAAATGTTGATACAATTGGAAGAGAGATAGAGAAGATGTTGACTGAAGACCTTCTGGAGGAACTGGTTTCTGACTTCATCTTAGGGTAG